From Daucus carota subsp. sativus chromosome 6, DH1 v3.0, whole genome shotgun sequence, the proteins below share one genomic window:
- the LOC108226479 gene encoding uncharacterized protein LOC108226479, producing MTTKSTAGEIDETTSPATGIDESDESTPLLPLRSTDWRPRWSQTKVPEIEINLFRRGRGPIDSFKSSLGGYEQDQIKVREILEKYNFKAIYAFNSATGRGAPIRFYPRNGLSMIPYTDGAVIAIDGEPKDSLVNPISRIVLGVAVITLLIVFVMKETPQWAQKLNFSGGYLPSWILALVIIILTRFRKRTKDFLAKYGW from the exons ATGACTACAAAAAGCACCGCCGGAGAAATCGACGAAACCACATCTCCGGCCACCGGAATTGACGAGTCCGACGAGTCTACACCGTTATTACCGTTACGGAGTACCGATTGGAGGCCTCGTTGGTCGCAAACGAAGGTTCCTGAAATTGAGATCAACCTTTTTCGGCGCGGTAGAGGTCCGATCGACTCTTTTAAATCGAGTCTCGGCGGTTACGAACAAGATCAAATCAAAGTTCGAGAGATTCTGGAGAAGTACAATTTTAAAGCTATTTATGCGTTTAATTCGGCGACTGGACGTGGCGCTCCGATTAGGTTTTATCCGAGAAATGGATTGTCGATGATTCCGTACACTGATGGTGCTGTTATTGCAATTGACGGAGAACCTAAG GACTCCTTGGTCAATCCAATCAGCAGAATAGTACTAGGAGTGGCAGTTATAACGCTTCTAATAGTATTTGTTATGAAGGAGACTCCACAATGGGCGCAAAAGTTGAACTTCTCAGGTGGTTATCTCCCTTCGTGGATCTTAGCTTTAGTAATCATCATCCTTACTCGCTTTAGAAAGAGAACTAAGGACTTTCTGGCAAAATATGGCTGGTGA